The genomic region GGTGATGGAGCTGCTCGGACGGCTGTCACCGCTCGTCGAGCCGCTCAGTCTGGACGAGGCCTTCGTCGACCTGGAGGCCGGCGGGGTCGCCGACGACTCGGCGTCCGCGCGGGCGATCGGGGGACAGCTGCGCACCGTCATCGGAGCCGTCACCGGACTCAGCGGATCCGTCGGCCTGGCCGGCTCCAAGATGCTGGCCAAGATCGCCTCCGAGGAGGCGAAACCGGACGGACTGCTGCTGATCGAGCCCGGCACCGAGCGCGAGCTCCTGGCGCCCATGTCCGTACGCATCCTCCCGGGCGTGGGCCCCGCCACGGGCGACCATCTGCGCCGCGCCGGGATGACCCTCGTCAGTCACCTGGCGGAGGCGGGCGAGGCGGAGCTCGTGCGGCTGCTGGGCAAGGCGCACGGCGTCGCGCTCCACCGCATGGCGCAGGGTTACGACGACCGCCCCGTCGTCGCCGAGAGGGACGCCAAGTCCGTGTCGGTCGAGGACACCTTCGACGTGGACCTGCACGACCGGGTGCGGGTGAGGACGGAGGTCGAGCGGCTCGCGGACCGGTGCGTGCAGCGGCTGCGGGGCGCCGGCCGGTCCGGACGCACCGTCGTCCTCAAGGTGCGTCGTTACGACTTCTCGACGCTCACCAGGTCCGAGACGCTGCGCGGCCCCACCGACGACCCCACGGTGGTCAGGGAGGCCGCTGCGAGGCTCCTGGAGGCCGTCGACACGACCGGCGGAGTACGGCTGCTCGGAGTCGGTGTCACGGGCCTGGCGGACTTCACGCAGGAGGACCTGTTCGCGCAGGCCGCCGACGCGGAGCACGCCGCCGAGGAATCGGCCGCGGCGGCGGTCGCGGCCGACGCCGCCGCGGACCAGGGGCGGCGCACGGCGGAGGAGGAGCCCGTGGGGGAGACCCGGGAGAGCGAGGAGCAGCTGGCCGCGCGCCGCTGGCCGGCCGGGCACGACGTACGGCACGACGTCCACGGGCACGGCTGGGTGCAGGGCAGCGGCGTCGGCCGCGTCACCGTGCGCTTCGAGGAACCATGGACGCCGCCGGGCCGGGTGCGGACGTTCCGGATCGACGATCCGCAGTTGCAGCCGGCCGATCCGCTCCGCCTGGTGCGGGACCCGGTGGACTACTCCTCCTGGCCCGCGAGCCTGCCGAAGTCCCGGTCCGGACCCGGGCCGGCCGAGGGGGAGGAGTCCAGTCCGTAATGGCGGTAGAGCTGCAGTTCCTGCTCGGGGGAGAGATGGCGGCCCACGCCGAAGTCGGGCGCGTCCTTGATCAGGGCCCGCTCGAAGGGGACCACGAGCGCGCCGTCGACGAATTCGCTCGGCTCCAGCGGGACGAACGCGTCCCTGGTGAAGAGACCGGTGCGTACGGCGGCCCACTCGGGGACCCCGGTGGCGTCGTCGAGATAGACCTCGTCCACCGTTCCGATCTTGGCACCTTGACGGTCGAAGGCCTTGCGGCCGATCAGGCTGCGCGGATCGATGTCGGTCTGCACGGTGCCTCCCACTGGTCACAACTGCATCAGGTGGTCGCGGCTGCTCCACAGGCACTACGAAAGGCCAGATCCGGGATGTCGGCCACTCGAGACGGCCCGCCTCCGCCCCGCTGGTAGGCTGGATCACGGCTGCTGACCCTGTGCGGGAGAGTCCTCCGGAGCGATCCGGAGGCGCCGAAGGAGCAACTCCTCCCCGGAATCTCTCAGGCCCCCGTACCGCACGGACGAGGTCACTCTGGAAAGCAGGGCGGGATCCGTACGGCACGTGCCGCGACGGGGACCACCCTCACCGACGGTGAAAGCCGGTACGCCCCAGGGCGTGCCGGTGAAGCTCTCAGGTCGAGATGACAGATGGGGAGGCCGTTCGGGCAGCCACGCCGTGGCGCCCCTCGCAGGTCGTGACAGACCAGGAGGCCTCCATCATGACCCCCCGTCGCACTCCGCTCTCCCAGCTGGAGCAGGGCATTCCGTTCGAGCAGCGCCACATCGGGCCCGATGCCGAGGCCCAGGCGAAGATGCTCGCCCAGGTCGGCTACGGCTCTCTCGACGAGCTCACCGCCGCGGCGGTGCCCGACGTGATCCGGAGTGCCGAGGCGCTGAACCTCCCCGAGGCCCGTACGGAGGCCGAGGTGCTGGCCGAGCTGCGCAGCCTCGCCGACCGTAACCAGGTGCTCGCACCGATGATCGGGCTCGGCTACTACGGCACGTTCACCCCGCCGGTGATCCTGCGCAACGTCATGGAGAACCCCGCCTGGTACACGGCCTACACGCCCTACCAGCCGGAGATCTCCCAGGGGCGGCTCGAGGCCCTCCTGAACTTCCAGACGATGGTCGCCGACCTCACCGGGCTGCCGACCTCCGGCGCCTCGCTCCTCGACGAGGGTACCGCCGCGGCCGAGGCCATGGCCCTGGCACGGCGCGTCGGCAAGGTGAAGGGCGGCGTCTTCCTGGTCGACTCCGACACCCTGCCGCAGACCATCGCCGTGATCGAGACCCGCGCCGAGCCGACCGGGGTCGAGGTGGTCGTCGCCGACCTCGGCCAGGGCATCCCCACCGAGATCGCCGAGCGCGGCGTCTTCGGTGTGCTGCTCCAGTACCCGGGCGCCTCCGGTGCCGTGCGCGACATCAAGCCCGTCATCGAGCAGGCGCACGAGCTGGGCGCGATCGTGTCCGTCGCCGCCGACCTGCTGGCCCTGACGCTGCTCACCTCGCCCGGCGAACTGGGCGCGGACATCGCCGTGGGCACCACCCAGCGCTTCGGGGTCCCGATGGGCTTCGGCGGACCGCACGCCGGCTTCATGGCCGTCCGCGAGAAGTTCGCCCGCAGCCTGCCCGGCCGCCTCGTCGGTGTCTCCGTCGACGCGGACGGCGACAAGGCCTACCGGCTGGCGCTGCAGACCCGCGAGCAGCACATCCGCCGGGAGAAGGCCACCAGCAACATCTGCACCGCCCAGGTGCTGCTCGCCGTCATGGCCGGCATGTACGCCGTCTACCACGGGCCCGAGGGGCTGCGGACGATCGCCCGGCGCACCCACCGGTTCGCCGCGATCCTGGCCGAGGGGCTGCGGGCCGCCGGGACCGAGGTCGTGCACGACGCGTACTTCGACACCCTCACCGTCCGCGTCCCGGAGGGGGCGGCCGGAGTGGTCGCCGCCGCCCGTGAGCGCGGGGTGAACCTGCGCCTCGTCGACGCCGACCATGTCTCCGTCGCCTGCGACGAGACCACGACCCGCACCCGGATCGCCGCCGTCTGGGCGGCCTTCGGCGCCGGCGGCGACATCGAGGCACTGGACGCCGCGACGGCCGACGCGCTGCCCGAGGGGCTGCTGCGCGGCGACGACGTCCTCACCCACCCGGTCTTCCACCAGCACCGCTCCGAGACGGCGATGCTGCGCTACCTCCGCAAGCTCGCCGACCGCGACTACGCGCTGGACCGGGGCATGATCCCGCTCGGCTCCTGCACGATGAAGCTCAACGCGACCGCCGAGATGGAGTCGATCACCTGGCCCGAATTCGGTGCGCTGCACCCCTTCGCGCCGGCCGAGCAGGCGCAGGGCTTCCTCACCCTCATCCGGGAGCTGGAGGAACGCCTCGCCGAGGTCACCGGGTACGACGCCGTCTCCATCCAGCCCAACGCCGGCTCACAGGGTGAATTCGCCGGTCTGCTGGCCGTGCGCGCGTACCACCGGGCCAACGGGGACCACGGACGCACGGTCTGCCTGATTCCGTCCTCCGCGCACGGCACCAACGCCGCGAGCGCCGTGATGGCCGGGATGAAGGTCGTCGTGGTGAAGACCGCCGACGACGGCGAGGTCGACATAGACGATCTCCGGGCCAAGATCGCGGCCCACCGCGACGAGCTCGCCGTACTCATGATCACCTACCCCTCCACGCACGGCGTCTTCGAGGAGCACGTCGCCGACATCTGCGGAGAGGTGCACGACGCCGGCGGCCAGGTGTACGTGGACGGTGCCAACCTCAACGCGCTGGTCGGTCTGGCCAAGCCGGGCCACTTCGGCGGCGACGTCTCCCACCTGAACCTGCACAAGACCTTCTGCATCCCGCACGGCGGCGGCGGCCCGGGCGTCGGCCCGGTCGGAGTGCGTGCCCACCTGGCGCCGTACCTCCCCAACCACCCCCTCCAGCCCGCGGCGGGCCCCGAGACCGGCGTCGGCCCGATCTCGGCGGCCCCGTGGGGCTCGGCCGGGATCCTGCCGATCTCATGGGCGTACGTACGTCTCATGGGGGGCGAGGGTCTGAAGCGTGCGACGCAGGTCGCCGTACTCGCCGCCAACTACATCGCCAAGCGTCTCGAACCGCACTTCCCGGTCCTCTACAACGGCCCGGCCGGTCTGGTCGCGCACGAGTGCATCGTGGACCTGCGGCCGGTCTCCAAGGCGACCGGCGTCAGCATCGACGACATCGCCAAGCGGCTGATCGACTACGGCTTCCACTCGCCGACCATGTCGTTCCCCGTGGCAGGCACGCTGATGATCGAGCCGACGGAGAGCGAGGACCTCGCCGAGCTCGACCGGTTCTGCGACACGATGATCGCCATCCGCGGCGAGATCGACAAGGTCGCCTCCGGCGAGTGGAGCGGGGACGACAACCCGCTGTGCAACGCCCCGCACACGGCGGCGGCGCTCGGTGGCGAGTGGAACCACGCCTACAGCCGCGAGGAGGCGGTCTTCCCGGCCGGCGTCACGCCCTCGGACAAGTACTGGCCGCCGGTGCGCCGCATCGACGGCGCGTTCGGTGACCGCAACCTGGTCTGCTCCTGCCCGCCGCTGGACGAGTACGACCAGTAGGCACGCGGACACGCGTCGGGGCCGGTTCGGAGTCTTCTCCGGGCCGGCCCCCGTGTTCCGTCGGCCGCGGTCAGGCGGCCTTCATCACCTGACCGCTCCTCAGCGGGCGGTGAGGGGCGATGATCTGCCCGTCAGGGAGCAGCTCACCGGTGTCCTCGAAGAGCAGGACGCCGTTGCACAGCAGACTCCAGCCCTGTTCCGGGTGGTGGGCCGTCAGACGTGCGGCTTCCCGGTCGTTGGAGTCAGCGGTCGGACAGGGTGGCTGGTGCTGGCACATGGGTGGGTTCTTTCGCTGCGTCGATTCGAGTGTCCTGCGGCTGGACGATGTGTTCATGGCCGCCCCCGTATCAGTCGGTCCGGTCCCAGTGTTGCCCTACGGGCGTCTCTCCGCAGGGATTTCGCGGCAGCTGCCGCACTCCTCCCATGACGCATCACCCGGCCGGACGGTTCGATCCAACTGGGCTGTCCGTTCGGATGGTTCGGGGTGACCTGACCGGACTAGTCCGGACGGGTACGTGCGCGCCCCCGCCGAGCAGCTCGGCGGGGGCGCGTGAGCGATGAGGGTCAGGCCGGCGAACCGAGGAGGCCGGGGAGTTCGGGAAGGTCCGGAAGAGGCGCCGGGGCGACACGCAGTGTCATGACCGGGAGCAGCTCCGCGACGTGGTGCGGACGGTGGGCCGTGATACCCGGGGGAGCCGGTGCCAGGGGCACCAGCACATCGGTCGGAGCGAGCGTGCCGCTGCCCGCGTCGGCCTCGATGTCGTGGTGCAGCCACAGTGTGAACATGTACAGCTCGGGCACCGACAGCAGACGCGGCTGGTAGTGCGTCGTCGCCGACTCCGCCTGGCGTACGGCGAGTTCGGTGGAGACGATGTAGGGGCCCTCGAAGAAGTGCGAGAAGGTCCAGCCGTCGGCGGTGAGCATGGTGTCCGCGGCGGCCACGGCGCGCTCACCGCTGCGGATCAGGAAGCGCCAGCCGGCGAGGCGGGTGCGCGGTGCGGCGTCGTTCGGCACGATCCGGTCCAGTACATGGACGGGAAGCGGGAGTTCGGGGCTCAGCGATCCCTGGACGGACCGGAGAGCGGGCGTGTGGGCCTCGCGGACTGCGGTGGGAGAACCGAGTGCCGCGAGAACGCTGCGCAGTGCGGGCGCTGGGGCCGGGGAAACATGCAGCGGCATAGTGGGTCGCCTCTCACTTCGGAGACACGGTGATGCGTGGGCGGGTGCAGACGGCGCTGTCGGCGTGCGGGGCCAGAGGAAGGCCGGTGACGGGGCGGACGGGCCGATGCGTCAACTCTCTGCCTCGTTCGCAGAGTTTATACGACAAATGTTCACACGATGTTTCGGCTAGCTGACCCGCATATTGCCCGCAAGGCGGATTCGGGACTTTGAATTGCGCGGTTTCTGTGGATTCGGGACGCTCCCGACCCGCGTCGCCAGGTGTTTTCCCGGTGCGGCGGTAGGCTGAAACACGTCGGCGTTTCCGCCGGGCAACCCGACCGGGCAAACTGCATATGCCCCATGCCTTCGGAATGTGCCTCCGGCTTCAGTCACCAGACTACTGGGTGCCCATCGGTCGTGGGGGCGTTACGGATCATCTCGTCGGGGCATTATCGATCGTGATACGAGCGGCCTGGGCCGCGGGCCGCCCACTCGAGGAGGGACCCTTCGATGGGCGAGAAGGTCGTGGCGGGTGCCTTTGCCGCGTCCGATCGGCAGGCGTACCGCGAGAAGCTCAACCAGTGCCTGGCGGGGCTGGAGAGGCTCCTGTCGGAGCGGAGGTTCGACCGTCCCAGGAATCTCATGGGGCTGGAGATCGAGCTGAATCTCGCGGGACCGGACGGCTTGCCGAGGATGCGGAATGCGGAGGTGCTCCAGCGCATCGCCAGCCGGGATTTCCAGACGGAACTGGGGATGTTCAACCTGGAAGTAAATATTCTTCCTCACCGGCTGAGCGGCCGGGTTTTCGATCAGCTGGCGGAGGAGCTGCGTACAGGACTCGCATATGCCCACCGGAAGGCCGCTGAGGTCGACGCGGGGATCGTGATGATCGGCATCCTGCCGACCCTCGGACGGGACGACGTGGTTTCGGCGAACCTCTCGGACGTCGACCGCTACACGCTCCTCAACGACCAAATGGCGGCCGCGCGCGGGGAGGAATTCGTCCTCGATATCGAAGGCGTCGAGCGATTGGTCTCGACCTCTGCCTCGATCGCCCCCGAATCCGCCTGCACCTCGGTGCAGCTGCACCTGCAGGTGACGCCGGACCGTTTCGCCGATGTCTGGAACGCGGCGCAGGCCATCGCGTCCGTGCAGATCGCACTCGGGGCCAACTCTCCCTTCCTGTTCGGCAGGGAACTGTGGCGCGAGTCGAGGCCGCCGCTGTTCCAGCAGGCCACGGACGTGCGGCCGCCCGAACTGCGGAATCAGGGGGTACGCCCCAGGACCTGGTTCGGGGAGCGCTGGATCGGCTCGGCGTACGAGCTCTTCGAGGAGAACCTGCGCTACTACCCGCCCCTGCTGCCCATCTGCGACGAGGAGGATCCCCTGCGGGTCCTCGACGAGGGCGGTGTGCCGGCCCTGGCCGAACTGGTCCTGCACAACGGCACGGTCTACCGGTGGAACCGGCCGGTGTACGGGCTGGCCGACGGCGTGCCCCACCTGAGGGTGGAGAACCGGGTCCTGCCCGCGGGCCCCACGGTCGACGACGTGATCGCCAACGCCGCCTTCTATTACGGGCTGGTACGCGCGCTCGCCGACGAATCCCGGCCGGTGTGGACCAAGCTGCCCTTCGAGGCGGCAGCCGAGAACTTCGACGCCGCCTGCCGCCACGGGATCGAGGCCGAGCTGCTCTGGCCGCGCCCCGGCCGCGCCGGCGGCGTGGCGAAGGTACCGGCAGTCAAGCTCGTACGGGACGAGCTGCTGCCGCTCGCGGCCGCCGGGCTCGACGCGTGGAACATCGAGCCATCGGACCGGGACCGCTATCTCGGCGTCATCGAGGAGCGATGCAGGCTCAGGGTGAACGGCGCCTCCTGGCAGGTCGACACCTACCACCGCGCCCTGGAGGCGGGGCTCGAACGGGAGGGCGCGCTGGCAGCCACCACCCGGCGCTACGGCGAGCTGATGCAGGTGGGCGAGCCGGTGCACACCTGGCCCATCGGCTTTCCCGCGCCCTGAGGAGACCGCGGCCCGGTGTCCCGCCGCCCCGGTCACGTCGGGCAAGCTATGACGACGCATGGCTGACGACGCATAGCTGATGGGGTGTACAGGTGGAGGCGGGGCGCGTGGCTGAATCCATTCCTCACGAGGGGGTGTCCCGGCGGATCCTCCGGTCGGAGACCCTCCTCGTGCTGGCTCTCTCACTCGGGGCCAGCGGGGTGTCCGCCCTGATCAGCTTCATCGGGTCGCTGACGAAACCCGGAGGTCTCAAGGACCAGGCGGCGACGCTGAACGGCTCCTACGCACCCGGGCGGCCCTGGCTCGACCTCGCCTGGCAGCTGTTCGGCATCGCCTCCGCCCTGGTGCCGGTGGCGCTGGTGGCCCACCTGCTGCTCCGGGAGCGGGCCGGGCTGCGGAGCCTCGGTCTCGACCGCACCAGGCCCTGGCCGGACCTGGGCAGGGGGACTCTCGTAGCCGCGGGGATCGGCAGCGTCGGGCTGGCGTTCTACCTGGTCGCGCGGGCTGCGGGGTTCAACCTGACGGTCGTGCCGGAGTCACTGCCCGACGTGTGGTGGAAGTTCCCCGTACTGATCCTCTCCGCGGTGCAGAACTCCCTCGTGGAGGAAGTCATCGTCGTCGGCTATCTGCTCCGCCGGCTGGGGCAGTTGGGGTGGACGCCCATGGCCGCACTGGTGGCGAGTTCCGTGCTGCGCGGCTCTTACCACCTGTACCAGGGGATCGGCGGCTTCATCGGGAACGTGGCCATGGGCGTCGTCTTCGTGCTGCTCTACAGGCGCTGGGGGCGGGTCGGTCCGTTGGTCGTCGCGCACGCCCTGCTCGACATCGGCGCGTTCGTCGGATACGCGCTGCTCGCCGGGAAGGTGGGCTGGCTGCCCACCCCGTGAGCGGGGGCCCGTCCAGGCCCGTCGTCAGAGCCCGGCGAGCAGTTCCCCGTCGATCACCGTGACCGCACTGCCGGTCAACAGTGTGCGCTCGCCCCGCAGGGAGGTGCGGACCAGGCCCGAGCGGGCGGAGGCCTGGAGGCCGATGAGGTCGTCACGGCCGAGCCTGGCCGACCAGAAGGGCGCCAGGGCGGTGTGGGCGCTACCGGTCACCGGGTCCTCGTCGATGCCGACGCCGGGGAAGAAGCCGCGCGAGACGAAGTCGTACGCCCCGGCGGGGTCCTCGGCCGCTGCCGTGGCGATGACGCCCCGCCGGGAGCAGGAGGTGAGCGAGCGGAAGTCGGGCCTCAGGGCCCGTACGGCCGCTTCGTCGGCGAGCTCCACCAGGAGGTCGCCGACGTGCTTCCCCGTGTCGTGGACGGAGAGGGGCGACGCGCCGAGCGCCTCCGCGAGTCCGGACGGGGCGGTCGTGGGGGTGAGCGGCGCGGTCGGGAAGTCCAGCGTCAGGGTGCCGTCGTCATGGGCGGTCGTCCGAAGGACGCCGGAACGGGTGGAGTGGCGCACCGTGCCGCTCGCGATTCCGGTCATGTGCAGGACATGGCCGGTGGCGAGTGTCGCGTGCCCGCAGAGATCGACCTCGGTGGTGGGAGTGAACCAGCGCAGCGCCCAGTCGGCCTCGCCGCCCGGCGGCAGGGGATGGGCGAAGGCCGTCTCCGAGAGATTGACCTCGGAGGCGATGCGCTGGAGGCGGTCCGCCTCGGGGAAGGCGCCGGAGTCCAGGAGCACGACTCCGGCGGGGTTGCCGGCGAAGGGGCGGTCGGTGAACGCGTCGACGATGCGGATCTTCATGAAGCCGACGGTAGGCGGGGCCGTTCCGCGTGGTCCAAGGCCAATCGCGGATGCGCGGCCTGCGAGCGGCAGAGGCCGAGCGCCTCGCCCGGCCTCGGCTCAGGGGCCCTCGGGTTTCCGGGCGAAGAAGGTGCCGGCCGCCCTCTTCGACCCTTCGCCGGGCTCCTCCAGCAGGCGCGCGGTGACGACGAGTCCGGCTTGTTCCAGCAGGGTGACGATCCTGTCCGGCTCCACGAGATGGGACTCGTAGGAGACCGGGTGGCCTCCGTACGCCCGCGTCGGACGCAGGAGCTCGCCTTCTCCCACATGGCCGGCCATCATCAGGTGCCCGCCGGGCGCGAGCGTGCGCCGGAACTCGGCGAACACGACGGGCAGCGTCTCCGGTGGCGTGTGGTGGGTCGAGTAGTAGGCCAGGATGCCGCCGAGCTCGCCGTCCCCGATCGGCAGCGCGGTCATCGAACCGACCGTGAAGCGCAGACCCGGACGGTCCCGCCGGGCCAGCTCGATCATCTTCGGGGACACGTCCACGCCGAAGGCCGGCACGCCCAGCCCGGCCAGGTGCGCCGTGACCTTGCCGGGCCCGCATCCCAGATCCGCGACCGGTCCGTGCCCGGCCGTCCGTACGACCTCGGCGAACGTGCCCAGCATCGCGCGTGACAGCGGATCGAGCTCCGCGGGGGCTTTGACGCGTGCCGCGTAGTCGGCGGCGACGGTGTCGTAGGACTCCCGGACGGCGGCGAGATAGGAGGGCTCAGTCATGCGCGCGACCTCAGACCGTCCGGCATGGAGGTGGCGCGGATTTCCGAACCCTTGCCAGGCGATAGCTTCCGATATATCGTTGAGGCATCGCGACCGTTCAGTGAAGAGTCGCGTAACACTGAAGTAGAGATGAAGAGAGGAGCGCAGTCATGCGTTCACATGGAAACGACCACGGACACAACCACGGCTACGGCCCCGGGCGCCGAGGCGCCGGCAGGGGAGACTTCGAAGGCCGCGCCGCCTTCGGTCCGTTCGGGCCGCCCTTCGGCGGCGGGCCTTTCGGCGGCGGACGCGGCCGGGGAGGAGGCCGGGGGAGGGCCAGGCGCGGTGACGTACGCGCGTCCATCCTCGCGCTGCTCAAGGACCGCTCGATGCACGGCTACGAGATGATCCAGGATATCGGCGAGCGCAGCGGAGGAGCCTGGAAGCCCAGCCCCGGCTCGGTGTACCCGACCCTCCAGCTGTTGGAGGACGAGGGCCTGATCATCAGTGCCAGCGAGGGCGGCAAGAAGCTGTTCACCCTCACCGACCTCGGCCGCAGCGAAGCCGAGTCCGGCCCCGAGGCCCCCTGGGAAGAGGCGGGGCGCGGTGTCGACTGGGAAGGCGTCAACGAGATCCGGCAGGCCGGTTTCGGTCTGATGGAGGCGTTCGGCCAGGTCTGGAAGACCGGCTCGGCCGACCAGCGGCAGAAGGCCCTCACGGTGATCAACGACGCCCGTAAGAAGCTGTACCTGATCCTCGCCGACGAGAACTGAGCCGTGCGGTACGCGCAAGCGGAGAAGGGCCCCCGCCGCGGGGCCCTTCTTCCGTCCTCCGTATGGACCGGACGGTCCTCCGTGGGCACCGGCGGGCCCGACGCCGTGCTGCCCGTGACGGCGCGATCTCATCCCCAAGGATGAGGAACCCCCCGGTGGTCCCCGCCTTCCGCGGGATGCCGGATGGGTCACGCCGGGGATGTTTTCGCCCACCGGGACTGATGGGGTGGAGAGGTGCAGAACCGGACGTCAGGGATCCCCGAACAAGCCGCACCGAACCATCCGTGGGCCGGCGCCGGGCTGAGCGCCGTGATGACGGCCGTGGTGACGGGTGCGCGTCGGCGGGCGGTGCGCGACGGCGACCGCCATGTCGACACCGCTCACCTCCTGCACTCCCTCGTCGAGTCCGACCCCGAGGTCCGGCAGGCCTTCGACGGCGGGCCGCAGCTGGCCAGGGTGCTCGGCTATCTCGTACAGCGCAGCA from Streptomyces sp. QL37 harbors:
- a CDS encoding DNA polymerase IV, giving the protein MRTAPTILHLDMDAFYASAEQASKPSLRGKPVVVGGLGMRGVVATASYEARRLGVHSAMPMAQARRLAPNAAYLVPRFALYRTVSDQVMELLGRLSPLVEPLSLDEAFVDLEAGGVADDSASARAIGGQLRTVIGAVTGLSGSVGLAGSKMLAKIASEEAKPDGLLLIEPGTERELLAPMSVRILPGVGPATGDHLRRAGMTLVSHLAEAGEAELVRLLGKAHGVALHRMAQGYDDRPVVAERDAKSVSVEDTFDVDLHDRVRVRTEVERLADRCVQRLRGAGRSGRTVVLKVRRYDFSTLTRSETLRGPTDDPTVVREAAARLLEAVDTTGGVRLLGVGVTGLADFTQEDLFAQAADAEHAAEESAAAAVAADAAADQGRRTAEEEPVGETRESEEQLAARRWPAGHDVRHDVHGHGWVQGSGVGRVTVRFEEPWTPPGRVRTFRIDDPQLQPADPLRLVRDPVDYSSWPASLPKSRSGPGPAEGEESSP
- a CDS encoding PRC-barrel domain-containing protein, whose product is MQTDIDPRSLIGRKAFDRQGAKIGTVDEVYLDDATGVPEWAAVRTGLFTRDAFVPLEPSEFVDGALVVPFERALIKDAPDFGVGRHLSPEQELQLYRHYGLDSSPSAGPGPDRDFGRLAGQEE
- the gcvP gene encoding aminomethyl-transferring glycine dehydrogenase, which codes for MTPRRTPLSQLEQGIPFEQRHIGPDAEAQAKMLAQVGYGSLDELTAAAVPDVIRSAEALNLPEARTEAEVLAELRSLADRNQVLAPMIGLGYYGTFTPPVILRNVMENPAWYTAYTPYQPEISQGRLEALLNFQTMVADLTGLPTSGASLLDEGTAAAEAMALARRVGKVKGGVFLVDSDTLPQTIAVIETRAEPTGVEVVVADLGQGIPTEIAERGVFGVLLQYPGASGAVRDIKPVIEQAHELGAIVSVAADLLALTLLTSPGELGADIAVGTTQRFGVPMGFGGPHAGFMAVREKFARSLPGRLVGVSVDADGDKAYRLALQTREQHIRREKATSNICTAQVLLAVMAGMYAVYHGPEGLRTIARRTHRFAAILAEGLRAAGTEVVHDAYFDTLTVRVPEGAAGVVAAARERGVNLRLVDADHVSVACDETTTRTRIAAVWAAFGAGGDIEALDAATADALPEGLLRGDDVLTHPVFHQHRSETAMLRYLRKLADRDYALDRGMIPLGSCTMKLNATAEMESITWPEFGALHPFAPAEQAQGFLTLIRELEERLAEVTGYDAVSIQPNAGSQGEFAGLLAVRAYHRANGDHGRTVCLIPSSAHGTNAASAVMAGMKVVVVKTADDGEVDIDDLRAKIAAHRDELAVLMITYPSTHGVFEEHVADICGEVHDAGGQVYVDGANLNALVGLAKPGHFGGDVSHLNLHKTFCIPHGGGGPGVGPVGVRAHLAPYLPNHPLQPAAGPETGVGPISAAPWGSAGILPISWAYVRLMGGEGLKRATQVAVLAANYIAKRLEPHFPVLYNGPAGLVAHECIVDLRPVSKATGVSIDDIAKRLIDYGFHSPTMSFPVAGTLMIEPTESEDLAELDRFCDTMIAIRGEIDKVASGEWSGDDNPLCNAPHTAAALGGEWNHAYSREEAVFPAGVTPSDKYWPPVRRIDGAFGDRNLVCSCPPLDEYDQ
- a CDS encoding DUF5999 family protein; protein product: MCQHQPPCPTADSNDREAARLTAHHPEQGWSLLCNGVLLFEDTGELLPDGQIIAPHRPLRSGQVMKAA
- a CDS encoding glutamate-cysteine ligase family protein, producing MGEKVVAGAFAASDRQAYREKLNQCLAGLERLLSERRFDRPRNLMGLEIELNLAGPDGLPRMRNAEVLQRIASRDFQTELGMFNLEVNILPHRLSGRVFDQLAEELRTGLAYAHRKAAEVDAGIVMIGILPTLGRDDVVSANLSDVDRYTLLNDQMAAARGEEFVLDIEGVERLVSTSASIAPESACTSVQLHLQVTPDRFADVWNAAQAIASVQIALGANSPFLFGRELWRESRPPLFQQATDVRPPELRNQGVRPRTWFGERWIGSAYELFEENLRYYPPLLPICDEEDPLRVLDEGGVPALAELVLHNGTVYRWNRPVYGLADGVPHLRVENRVLPAGPTVDDVIANAAFYYGLVRALADESRPVWTKLPFEAAAENFDAACRHGIEAELLWPRPGRAGGVAKVPAVKLVRDELLPLAAAGLDAWNIEPSDRDRYLGVIEERCRLRVNGASWQVDTYHRALEAGLEREGALAATTRRYGELMQVGEPVHTWPIGFPAP
- a CDS encoding type II CAAX endopeptidase family protein encodes the protein MAESIPHEGVSRRILRSETLLVLALSLGASGVSALISFIGSLTKPGGLKDQAATLNGSYAPGRPWLDLAWQLFGIASALVPVALVAHLLLRERAGLRSLGLDRTRPWPDLGRGTLVAAGIGSVGLAFYLVARAAGFNLTVVPESLPDVWWKFPVLILSAVQNSLVEEVIVVGYLLRRLGQLGWTPMAALVASSVLRGSYHLYQGIGGFIGNVAMGVVFVLLYRRWGRVGPLVVAHALLDIGAFVGYALLAGKVGWLPTP
- a CDS encoding PhzF family phenazine biosynthesis protein — its product is MKIRIVDAFTDRPFAGNPAGVVLLDSGAFPEADRLQRIASEVNLSETAFAHPLPPGGEADWALRWFTPTTEVDLCGHATLATGHVLHMTGIASGTVRHSTRSGVLRTTAHDDGTLTLDFPTAPLTPTTAPSGLAEALGASPLSVHDTGKHVGDLLVELADEAAVRALRPDFRSLTSCSRRGVIATAAAEDPAGAYDFVSRGFFPGVGIDEDPVTGSAHTALAPFWSARLGRDDLIGLQASARSGLVRTSLRGERTLLTGSAVTVIDGELLAGL
- a CDS encoding class I SAM-dependent methyltransferase, with protein sequence MTEPSYLAAVRESYDTVAADYAARVKAPAELDPLSRAMLGTFAEVVRTAGHGPVADLGCGPGKVTAHLAGLGVPAFGVDVSPKMIELARRDRPGLRFTVGSMTALPIGDGELGGILAYYSTHHTPPETLPVVFAEFRRTLAPGGHLMMAGHVGEGELLRPTRAYGGHPVSYESHLVEPDRIVTLLEQAGLVVTARLLEEPGEGSKRAAGTFFARKPEGP
- a CDS encoding PadR family transcriptional regulator, which produces MRSHGNDHGHNHGYGPGRRGAGRGDFEGRAAFGPFGPPFGGGPFGGGRGRGGGRGRARRGDVRASILALLKDRSMHGYEMIQDIGERSGGAWKPSPGSVYPTLQLLEDEGLIISASEGGKKLFTLTDLGRSEAESGPEAPWEEAGRGVDWEGVNEIRQAGFGLMEAFGQVWKTGSADQRQKALTVINDARKKLYLILADEN